A genomic stretch from uncultured Pseudodesulfovibrio sp. includes:
- a CDS encoding transporter substrate-binding domain-containing protein, translating to MNNSLILNVFIALFIFAGLSSLSGLANAADSNTKKFLSQQRPHFTFSTFLSEGMGVLFERILTEAYAQLGYDVTIKGFPAERALAMSNEGLVDGEAGRVSVIEGSYTNLIRVPTPLYTNRIVAFSRQAHFNTKNGWDSIKGYNVGAVLGYKFIEKMTDDMDTVYFRNYSILFKALANNRLDVAVSEYLEALPALKQLRSAQIKAHYPLLSHNPMYHYLHKSKAWLIPAIDATLREMEKSGRMDEILNELEAEYKDCE from the coding sequence ATGAACAACAGCCTCATTCTCAATGTCTTTATTGCGCTCTTCATATTTGCGGGACTGAGTTCTCTATCAGGCTTAGCGAATGCTGCTGACAGCAACACCAAAAAGTTTCTCAGCCAACAACGTCCTCACTTTACATTCAGCACGTTCCTGTCAGAAGGAATGGGGGTGTTATTTGAGCGAATTCTCACCGAGGCCTATGCCCAACTCGGTTATGATGTGACCATCAAAGGTTTTCCCGCAGAACGAGCGTTGGCCATGTCGAATGAAGGGCTTGTTGATGGAGAAGCAGGACGAGTTTCAGTCATTGAAGGAAGTTATACAAATCTGATTCGCGTTCCGACCCCACTTTATACAAACAGGATTGTCGCATTTTCTCGGCAGGCTCACTTCAACACGAAAAACGGGTGGGATTCCATAAAAGGATATAACGTTGGGGCAGTCCTCGGGTACAAGTTCATCGAAAAGATGACTGATGATATGGACACTGTATATTTCCGAAATTATTCGATACTTTTTAAGGCTCTGGCCAATAACAGATTAGACGTGGCTGTTTCAGAGTATTTGGAAGCACTTCCGGCACTCAAGCAATTGCGTTCAGCACAGATCAAAGCGCATTACCCTCTACTGTCACATAATCCCATGTATCATTATCTTCATAAGAGTAAGGCGTGGCTGATTCCGGCTATAGACGCCACTTTGCGTGAAATGGAAAAAAGCGGCCGCATGGATGAAATTCTCAATGAGTTGGAGGCGGAATATAAAGATTGTGAGTAA
- a CDS encoding N-acetyltransferase, with protein sequence MKIRHERFSDKETISSIHYAAFKNHPQHAQGAEPTEHLVVEHLRAANAMTLSLVAEKNSELLGHIAFSVAPIGYLTGGWHLLGPIGILPQHQRKGIGSKLICESIIIMQAHHSSGIVLVGDPVFYERFGFRNYEGLNYPGVPRENVMALPLTGNGYVPKGDIIAHEAFEE encoded by the coding sequence ATGAAAATCCGACACGAACGATTCTCGGATAAGGAAACAATCTCCAGCATCCACTACGCCGCATTCAAGAACCATCCTCAACATGCTCAGGGTGCTGAACCGACCGAGCATCTCGTTGTGGAGCATCTTCGAGCCGCAAATGCCATGACACTTTCTCTGGTTGCAGAAAAAAACAGTGAGCTGCTTGGACATATTGCGTTCTCTGTAGCTCCCATAGGGTACCTGACAGGCGGGTGGCATCTCCTTGGTCCTATTGGCATCCTGCCTCAGCATCAAAGGAAAGGCATTGGTTCCAAACTCATTTGCGAATCAATCATTATCATGCAAGCGCATCACTCTTCCGGCATCGTCCTCGTGGGCGATCCCGTTTTTTATGAACGCTTCGGTTTTCGAAATTATGAAGGTCTGAATTACCCGGGAGTTCCCAGAGAGAATGTCATGGCGCTTCCGTTGACTGGTAATGGGTATGTTCCAAAAGGCGATATTATCGCGCATGAGGCTTTTGAAGAATAA
- a CDS encoding (Fe-S)-binding protein, whose translation MGEAALLIEPKQSELVNTIRGLLPDGGNLNMCLTCGACSAGCPATGMHGMDPRKFVRLALMGQEETIRSTPWVWLCTMCRRCVHACPMEVDIPQLIYQCRQSWPRETRPKGILGSCEQALNTPGNSAMGASSEDFKFVVEDVAEEVREMQSGQENLKVSVDRKGAYYFLNQNSREPVTEPDEMVPLWKILNLVGADWTYSTKGWAAENYCMFLADDESWENVVRNKAGAVEELGCKVWLNTEUGHEFYAVRAGLQKFNIEHSFEMESIIRLYAKWIREGKLPVNSDWNKDLGVTFTVQDPCQLVRKSLGDPVAEDLRFVVKSVVGEENFIDMWPSKSNNYCCGGGGGFLQSGFSEERRQYGQVKLDQILRTKADYCIAPCHNCHSQIHDLSEHSGANFPVVHLWTLICLSLGMLGENEREYLGDDLKNIGL comes from the coding sequence ATGGGTGAAGCAGCGCTACTTATCGAGCCGAAACAATCAGAATTGGTGAACACGATCCGGGGGCTGCTGCCCGATGGTGGCAACCTGAATATGTGCCTCACGTGTGGGGCCTGTTCCGCAGGGTGTCCTGCCACAGGTATGCATGGTATGGACCCACGCAAATTTGTGCGCTTGGCACTCATGGGGCAGGAGGAAACGATCAGGTCCACTCCGTGGGTGTGGCTGTGCACCATGTGCAGACGGTGTGTCCATGCGTGCCCCATGGAAGTGGATATTCCGCAGTTGATCTATCAATGTCGTCAGTCGTGGCCGAGAGAAACTCGTCCCAAGGGTATTCTGGGGTCCTGTGAACAAGCTTTGAACACACCGGGTAACAGCGCAATGGGTGCCTCCAGCGAAGATTTCAAGTTCGTTGTTGAGGACGTGGCCGAGGAAGTCCGGGAGATGCAATCCGGTCAGGAAAACCTCAAAGTATCCGTTGACAGAAAGGGGGCATATTACTTCCTGAACCAGAACTCTCGTGAGCCTGTAACCGAACCGGATGAGATGGTTCCGCTCTGGAAAATACTGAATCTGGTCGGTGCAGATTGGACATACAGCACCAAAGGCTGGGCCGCTGAAAACTACTGCATGTTTCTGGCCGATGACGAATCATGGGAAAATGTGGTGCGCAACAAAGCTGGCGCTGTAGAAGAACTGGGGTGCAAAGTCTGGCTCAACACGGAGTGAGGACACGAATTCTACGCAGTCCGGGCCGGACTGCAAAAGTTCAACATCGAACACAGTTTCGAGATGGAAAGTATAATTCGGCTATATGCCAAGTGGATTCGTGAAGGCAAACTACCCGTTAATTCAGACTGGAATAAAGATCTCGGTGTAACATTCACGGTACAGGACCCGTGTCAGCTCGTCCGTAAATCACTGGGGGACCCGGTCGCCGAGGACCTTCGTTTTGTGGTTAAATCAGTGGTCGGTGAAGAGAACTTCATAGATATGTGGCCGAGCAAGTCAAACAACTATTGCTGTGGCGGTGGTGGTGGCTTCCTTCAGTCAGGCTTCTCGGAAGAGCGTCGCCAATATGGTCAAGTCAAACTCGATCAAATCCTCCGTACCAAGGCGGACTATTGTATCGCACCGTGTCACAATTGCCACTCACAGATTCATGACCTCAGTGAACATTCCGGCGCCAATTTCCCGGTGGTTCACCTCTGGACGCTCATCTGCCTCTCACTCGGCATGCTCGGTGAGAACGAACGGGAATATCTAGGAGATGATTTGAAAAACATAGGGTTGTAA
- a CDS encoding DEAD/DEAH box helicase, whose protein sequence is MAFSTFSFDQRLNTGIKFCGYVTPTPIQTQAIPYVLKGHDVMGLAQTGTGKTAAFALPTLQRLLNEELPAKGAPRILVLAPTRELALQIHESYVSLGKQTGIRSAAVIGGVGMHPQIKAFSSSRVIVACPGRLVRLMKMNAISLNQINTLVLDEADRMLDMGFMPDIKRILAKLPAKRQNLLFSATMPADIRRLADNILNQPKMVQIANTVSVESVGHSQYKAPGHLKLSLLGKILATTDHKSVLIFTRTKYTAKNLARKLSNGGENCTFLQGNMSQGQRQKALDGFRNGQFSIMVATDIAARGIDCDRISHVINYDMPDTVETYTHRIGRTGRAGRSGSALSLVTSDELYQIKAIERVMGIKVEQRTIEGFDHNAVSTKVDKRKTDRRPPKNSFSNSRKRSSDRGRRRAA, encoded by the coding sequence ATGGCTTTTTCTACTTTTTCTTTTGATCAACGCCTTAACACCGGCATCAAATTCTGCGGTTATGTTACCCCTACCCCTATTCAGACTCAGGCAATACCTTACGTGCTTAAAGGGCATGATGTCATGGGGTTGGCTCAAACCGGCACCGGCAAGACCGCCGCGTTCGCTCTGCCCACCCTGCAACGTCTTCTTAACGAAGAGCTGCCCGCCAAAGGAGCACCTCGTATTCTGGTTCTTGCCCCTACTCGTGAGCTGGCTCTACAAATTCATGAAAGTTACGTCTCTTTAGGTAAGCAGACAGGCATCCGCAGTGCGGCCGTCATAGGCGGTGTGGGCATGCATCCACAGATCAAGGCTTTCAGTTCTTCACGAGTTATCGTGGCCTGTCCCGGCCGACTGGTGCGTCTCATGAAAATGAATGCCATTTCTCTTAACCAGATCAATACGCTGGTTCTCGACGAAGCGGACAGAATGCTCGACATGGGCTTCATGCCGGACATTAAACGAATTTTGGCAAAACTACCTGCCAAGCGCCAAAATCTGCTTTTTTCTGCCACTATGCCTGCTGATATCAGGCGACTCGCAGACAACATTCTCAATCAGCCGAAAATGGTTCAAATCGCTAACACAGTCTCTGTAGAAAGCGTTGGGCATTCTCAGTATAAAGCACCTGGTCATCTCAAATTATCCCTTCTGGGGAAAATACTCGCTACGACTGACCATAAAAGCGTACTTATCTTTACCCGTACCAAGTACACGGCAAAGAATCTGGCTCGCAAACTCAGTAACGGTGGAGAGAACTGCACATTCCTTCAAGGCAACATGAGCCAGGGACAGCGCCAAAAAGCGTTGGATGGATTTCGTAATGGACAGTTCAGCATTATGGTTGCCACTGACATTGCGGCCCGCGGTATCGATTGTGATCGTATCTCCCATGTCATTAATTACGACATGCCGGATACCGTGGAGACCTATACACACCGCATCGGTCGGACAGGCCGAGCCGGTCGATCCGGTAGCGCCCTCAGTCTCGTGACATCGGACGAACTGTATCAGATCAAAGCCATTGAACGAGTTATGGGTATCAAGGTCGAACAACGCACCATTGAAGGATTCGATCACAACGCTGTCAGTACCAAGGTGGACAAACGCAAGACTGACCGACGCCCTCCCAAAAACAGCTTTTCCAATTCAAGGAAACGCAGTTCTGATCGAGGTCGCAGACGCGCAGCGTAA
- a CDS encoding putative quinol monooxygenase: MIGVICKLKVQKERIDEFEQLIMQFKTEVDEHEPGNLEYNVFKEGHGEYYVLEKFRDREALKEHDSTKHKETISPKVGKLLDAKPEVRVLEPLSN; this comes from the coding sequence ATGATTGGCGTAATTTGTAAGTTAAAAGTGCAAAAAGAGAGAATAGATGAGTTCGAGCAGCTTATTATGCAATTCAAAACGGAAGTTGATGAACATGAACCGGGTAATCTGGAATACAACGTATTCAAGGAAGGTCATGGAGAATATTATGTACTGGAAAAGTTCAGGGACAGAGAAGCCTTGAAAGAGCATGATTCTACTAAGCACAAGGAAACAATCAGTCCGAAAGTGGGCAAGTTGCTGGATGCAAAACCCGAAGTACGAGTTCTTGAGCCACTGAGCAATTAA